A region of Anolis sagrei isolate rAnoSag1 chromosome 2, rAnoSag1.mat, whole genome shotgun sequence DNA encodes the following proteins:
- the SLC25A48 gene encoding solute carrier family 25 member 48 isoform X2, with protein sequence MSFPLVSIAIYNSVVFGVFSNIQRLISQYRYANPNHPPALADLALASMATGAVSVGIGGPVDLVKIRLQMQTQTFLAANLGLKQRTTGFSVQTAYRGPVHCVGSILRQEGLAGLYRGSSAMILRDIPGYCLYFIPYTFLCGWITPEGCHSPSPFSVWMAGGIAGAISWGTATPMDVVKSRLQADGVYLNKYRGVIDCISQSYHNEGLKVFFRGFTVNAVRGFPMSAAMFLGYELSLRALREQAEANP encoded by the exons ATGTCTTTCCCACTAGTTAGCATTGCTATCTACAATTCAGTGGTATTTGGCGTCTTCAGCAATATCCAAAGGCTCATTAGCCAATATCGCTATGCAAATCCTAATCATCCACCAGCACTTGCAGACCTGGCTTTAGCAAGCATGGCAACTGGAGCAGTTTCAGTAGGAATTGGTGGACCAGTTGACTTGGTAAAGATAAGACTACAGATGCAGACTCAAACATTTCTTGCAG ccAACCTAGGGTTGAAGCAGAGGACAACGGGATTCTCAGTACAGACTGCCTACAGAGGTCCAGTTCACTGTGTTGGCTCTATCCTCCGACAAGAGGGTTTAGCGGGATTATACCGAGGTTCTTCTGCAATGATTCTGCGTGACATTCCTGGATATTGCCTTTACTTCATCCCTTACACATTTCTTTGTGGATGGATCACGCCAGAGGGATGCCATTCTCCTAGTCCCTTTTCTGTATGGATGGCTGGAGGCATTGCAG GAGCAATATCTTGGGGAACTGCTACTCCTATGGATGTTGTGAAGAGTCGACTTCAAGCAGATGGGgtttatttaaacaaatataGAGGAGTCATTGACTGTATCTCTCAAAGCTACCACAATGAGGGTCTAAAA GTCTTTTTCAGAGGCTTTACAGTGAATGCTGTGCGTGGATTCCCAATGAGTGCGGCCATGTTTCTTGGATATGAACTTTCACTCAGAGCCCTCCGAGAGCAAGCAGAGGCAAATCCTTGA
- the SLC25A48 gene encoding solute carrier family 25 member 48 isoform X1, which yields MGSLQLDDFVAGWVGGAAAVIVGHPLDTVKTRLQAGQGYGTTFNCVLTVYKNESITGFFKGMSFPLVSIAIYNSVVFGVFSNIQRLISQYRYANPNHPPALADLALASMATGAVSVGIGGPVDLVKIRLQMQTQTFLAANLGLKQRTTGFSVQTAYRGPVHCVGSILRQEGLAGLYRGSSAMILRDIPGYCLYFIPYTFLCGWITPEGCHSPSPFSVWMAGGIAGAISWGTATPMDVVKSRLQADGVYLNKYRGVIDCISQSYHNEGLKVFFRGFTVNAVRGFPMSAAMFLGYELSLRALREQAEANP from the exons ATGGGCAGCCTTCAGTTGGATGATTTTGTAGCTGGATGGGTAGGAG GAGCTGCAGCTGTAATTGTGGGACATCCTCTGGATACAGTAAag ACTCGTTTACAAGCTGGACAAGGCTATGGCACCACCTTTAACTGCGTCCTCACTGTGTACAAAAATGAATCT ATTACTGGGTTCTTCAAAGGAATGTCTTTCCCACTAGTTAGCATTGCTATCTACAATTCAGTGGTATTTGGCGTCTTCAGCAATATCCAAAGGCTCATTAGCCAATATCGCTATGCAAATCCTAATCATCCACCAGCACTTGCAGACCTGGCTTTAGCAAGCATGGCAACTGGAGCAGTTTCAGTAGGAATTGGTGGACCAGTTGACTTGGTAAAGATAAGACTACAGATGCAGACTCAAACATTTCTTGCAG ccAACCTAGGGTTGAAGCAGAGGACAACGGGATTCTCAGTACAGACTGCCTACAGAGGTCCAGTTCACTGTGTTGGCTCTATCCTCCGACAAGAGGGTTTAGCGGGATTATACCGAGGTTCTTCTGCAATGATTCTGCGTGACATTCCTGGATATTGCCTTTACTTCATCCCTTACACATTTCTTTGTGGATGGATCACGCCAGAGGGATGCCATTCTCCTAGTCCCTTTTCTGTATGGATGGCTGGAGGCATTGCAG GAGCAATATCTTGGGGAACTGCTACTCCTATGGATGTTGTGAAGAGTCGACTTCAAGCAGATGGGgtttatttaaacaaatataGAGGAGTCATTGACTGTATCTCTCAAAGCTACCACAATGAGGGTCTAAAA GTCTTTTTCAGAGGCTTTACAGTGAATGCTGTGCGTGGATTCCCAATGAGTGCGGCCATGTTTCTTGGATATGAACTTTCACTCAGAGCCCTCCGAGAGCAAGCAGAGGCAAATCCTTGA